In Dama dama isolate Ldn47 chromosome 20, ASM3311817v1, whole genome shotgun sequence, a single window of DNA contains:
- the EPS8L3 gene encoding epidermal growth factor receptor kinase substrate 8-like protein 3, which yields MSRPSSRAIYLHRKEYLQNIALEPTHLQHRVEHLMTCKLGTQRVQEPKDVLQKLQEMDAQGRVWSQDLLLQVRDGWLQLLDIETKEELESYRLDSIKIMDVALNTGSYNSVLSITVQDSGLRGTSTLLFQCQEVGAERLKTSLEKALEEELEQRPQFGALRSDQDRWRGPPLERPLPKEPAPPLEWGPPPKQHYLMGPQHDTPPPSPRPLPFHTSGQESSTFLLSPSRRSPSPEDPKWDKEVLDHVLRDIEMFVGKLDEAQSKTSRKKKNRRKKNKKNKGEITEEHYIDCFQKIKYSFNLLGRLATRLQDTSAPEFVHIIFKILESIQTQCPESGLAARVISPLLTTKAIELLQSCLSPSENSLWKGLGTAWTTSQANWTGSEPPPYQPTFYDGWQLPETSYQALSRYQDPTSIRGESPRLRSTSQFAQEETHNHGPSPVPSRPGSVKPALKMQVLYEFEARNPQELTVVQGEVLEVLDQSKRWWLVKNATGQSGYIPSNILEPLESGASRSQSESPTRAPMLRLSSRPEEVTAWLQAENFSTVTVKTLGSMTGSQLLHMRPGELQMLCPQDAPRVLARLEAVRRMLGISP from the exons ATGTCCCGGCCAAGCAGCAGAGCCATTTACT TGCACCGGAAGGAGTACCTGCAGAATATCGCCTTAGAGCCCACCCACCTGCAGCACAGGGTGGAG CACCTGATGACATGTAAGCTGGGGACACAGAGAGTCCAAGAGCCCAAGGATGTTctgcagaagctgcaggagatggACGCTCAGGGCCGGGTGTGGAGCCAGGACTTGCTCCTGCAGGTCAGGGATGGCTGGCTCCAACTGCTGGACATCGAGACTAAG GAGGAGCTAGAGTCCTACCGCCTGGACAGCATCAAGATCATGGACGTGGCACTCAACACTGGCTCCTACAACTCTGTCCTGTCCATCACCGTGCAGGATTCGGGCCTGCGAGGCACTAGCACTCTGCTTTTCCAGTGCCAGGAAGTGGGG GCAGAGCGACTGAAGACCAGCCTGGAGAAGGCTCTGGAGGAGGAGCTAGAGCAAAG GCCCCAGTTTGGAGCCCTTCGCTCAGACCAGGACCGGTGGAGGGGGCCTCCTCTGGAAAGGCCACTCCCTAAGGAGCCGGCACCTCCTCTGGAGTGGGGACCCCCTCCCAAACAGCACTACTTGATGGGCCCACAGCATG ACACCCCACCACCATCTCCGAGGCCCCTGCCATTCCACACCAGCGGCCAAGAGTCAAGCACCTTCTTGCTGTCTCCTTCAAGGAGGTCCCCATCCCCTGAGGACCCAAAATGGGATAAG GAGGTGCTGGACCATGTCCTAAGGGACATCGAGATGTTTGTGGGGAAGCTGGACGAGGCCCAGTCAAAGACTAGTCGTAAGAAGAAGAATcgcaggaagaaaaataaaaagaataagggAG AGATAACAGAGGAACATTACATCGACTGCTTCCAGAAGATCAAGTACAGCTTCAACCTCCTG GGAAGGCTGGCCAccaggttgcaggatacaagtgCCCCTGAGTTTGTACACATCATCTTCAAAATTCTGGAGTCC ATCCAGACCCAGTGCCCTGAATCTGGCCTAGCAGCCCGAGTGATCTCACCCCTCCTCACCACCAAGGCCATCGAGCTGCTGCAGTCCTGTCTAAGCCCATCAGAGAATAGCCTCTGGAAAGGGCTGGGGACAGCCTGGACCACCAGCCA GGCCAACTGGACAGGCAGCGAGCCCCCGCCCTACCAACCCACATTCTATGATGGTTGGCAGCTTCCAGAAACTTCCTACCAG GCGCTCTCAAGATACCAAGACCCTACTTCCATCCG GGGGGAAAGCCCTAGGTTAAGGAGCACCTCGCAGTTTGCTCAAGAGGAGACACACAACCATGGCCCCAGCCCTGTACCCTCCAGACCAGGATCTGTCAAGCCAGCCCTGAAAATGCAAGTCCTCTATGAGTTTGAAGCTAGGAACCCACAGGAACTGACAGTGGTCCAGGGAGAGGTACTGGAG GTTCTGGACCAGAGCAAGCGGTGGTGGCTGGTGAAGAATGCAACGGGACAGAGTGGCTATATCCCCAGCAACATCCTGGAGCCCCTAGAGTCGGGAGCCAGCAGGAGTCAGAGCGAGTCACCCACTCGG GCTCCGATGCTTCGACTTAGCTCAAGGCCTGAGGAGGTCACAGCCTGGCTACAGGCAGAGAACTTCTCCACTGT CACCGTGAAGACCCTTGGGTCCATGACAGGGAGCCAGCTGCTTCACATGAGACCTGGAGAGCTACAGATGCTGTGTCCACAGGACGCCCCCCGGGTCCTGGCACGGCTGGAGGCTGTCAGAAGGATGCTGGGG ATAAGCCCTTAG
- the GSTM3 gene encoding glutathione S-transferase Mu 3, protein MASSKSMVLGYWDIRGLAHAIRMLLEFTDTSYEEKRYTCGEAPDYDKSQWLDVKFKLDLDFPNLPYLLDGKNRLTQSNAILRYIARKHNMCGDTEEERIRVDIMENQIMDFRMQLVQICYNPDHEKLKPRYLEQLPGQLKQFSLFLGKYSWFAGEKLTFVDFLTYDVLDQNRMFEPKCLDEFPNLKAFMCRFEALEKIATYMQSDRFLKMPINNKMAQWGNRRIC, encoded by the exons ATGGCTTCGTCAAAGTCAATGGTTCTAGGTTACTGGGATATTCGCGGG CTGGCGCACGCCATCCGCATGCTCCTGGAGTTCACGGATACATCCTATGAAGAGAAGAGATACACGTGCGGGGAAG CTCCTGACTATGATAAGAGCCAGTGGCTGGATGTGAAATTCAAACTAGACCTGGACTTTCCTAAC cTGCCCTATCTCTTGGATGGTAAGAACAGGCTCACCCAGAGCAATGCCATCTTGCGCTACATCGCCCGCAAGCACAATATGT GCGGTGACACTGAAGAGGAAAGGATTCGAGTGGACATCATGGAGAACCAGATAATGGATTTTCGCATGCAGCTGGTACAAATCTGCTACAACCCTGACCAC GAAAAGCTGAAGCCTCGGTACTTGGAACAGCTACCTGGACAACTGAAACAGTTCTCCTTGTTCCTGGGGAAATACTCATGGTTTGCGGGGGAAAAG CTCACCTTTGTGGATTTCCTCACCTATGATGTCTTAGATCAGAACCGTATGTTTGAGCCCAAGTGCCTGGATGAATTTCCGAATCTGAAGGCTTTCATGTGCCGTTTTGAG GCTTTGGAGAAAATAGCTACCTACATGCAGTCTGACCGTTTCCTTAAGATGCCTATCAACAACAAGATGGCCCAGTGGGGCAACAGGAGAATCTGCTGA